Proteins co-encoded in one Pseudoliparis swirei isolate HS2019 ecotype Mariana Trench chromosome 7, NWPU_hadal_v1, whole genome shotgun sequence genomic window:
- the LOC130196057 gene encoding G-protein-signaling modulator 1-like, whose amino-acid sequence MADKKLSGLAPPSLSSPYHQNGRIRGKAPKCSPPAHQTRPGLQSPCHTGMVPVLPLAQSTRTSASTSPLRTLRGLMTPVPSPGPEGSHSSSRPRGQSLGSSLSSRTRAMTSQSKCRSSHPEDPEALLNLILEFQGQRLEDQRASLSLLPDQGPAVPCGACSPEQHNWPSLDFYYRLIDYQSNRMEDQRCSIPDLDDVIGSVPEGQQDFFGLIQRVQSRRMDEQRASLPSTHSEDDHDAHTAGRNLHSHHQR is encoded by the exons ATGGCTGACAAAAAGCTCTCAGGTTTagctcctccctccctgtcttcaCCATATCATCAGAATGGGAGAATCCGGGGGAAGGCCCCTAAATGCTCACCACCCGCccaccagaccagaccaggactCCAGAGTCCCTGCCACACCGGTATGGTTCCTGTGCTTCCTTTGGCACAGAGCACCAGAACCTcagcctccacctcccctctcaggACCCTGAGAGGTCTAATGACTCCTGTACCAAGTCCTGGTCCTGAAGGTAGCCACAGCTCCTCCAGGCCCCGAGGTCAGAGCCTAGGCTCTTCTCTGAGCTCCAGGACAAGAGCCATGACTTCCCAAAGCAAG TGTCGGAGCAGCCATCCGGAGGATCCAGAGGCCTTGTTGAACCTGATACTGGAGTTTCAGGGTCAGAGACTGGAGGACCAGAGAGCAAGCCTGAGCCTTTTGCCTGACCAAGGACCAGCTGTTCCCTGTGGAGCCTGCAGCCCCGAGCAGCACAATTGGCCCAGTCTGGACTTTTACTACAGGCTCATAGACTACCAG TCAAACAGAATGGAGGACCAGCGGTGCTCCATTCCTGATCTGGATGATGTGATTGGTTCAGTTCCTGAAGGTCAGCAGGATTTCTTCGGTTTGATTCAGAGAGTTCAGTCCAGGAGAATGGACGAGCAGAGAGCCTCGCTGCCGTCGACACACTCCGAGGACGACCACGACGCACACACAGCTGGCCGCAACCTCCATTCTCATCATCAGAGATAA